One region of Camelus bactrianus isolate YW-2024 breed Bactrian camel chromosome 22, ASM4877302v1, whole genome shotgun sequence genomic DNA includes:
- the LOC123618842 gene encoding olfactory receptor 7A10-like isoform X1, which translates to MKPGNDTRLSEFLLLGISEKTELQPIIFGLFLSMYLITVFGNLLIILAITSNFHLHTPMYFFLSNLSFVDICFTSTTIPKMLWNIQTQSKVITYEGCITQIYFLILFAVLDIFLLTVMAYDRFVAICHPLHYMVIMNPWFYRLLVLMSWILSVLNSSLHSLMMLRLSFCTHLDIPHFFCELNQMIQLACSDTFLNNMVMYFAAVLVAGGPFAGIMYSYSKIVSCIRRISSAQGKYKAFYTCASHLSVVSLFYCTMLGVYLSSAATHSAHSSATASVMYSVVTPLLNPFIYSLRNKDMKRALKTLFVKGTV; encoded by the coding sequence ATGAAACCAGGCAATGATACACGActttcagaatttcttcttctcGGAATTTCAGAGAAAACAGAACTGCAGCCCATCATATTTGGGCTTTTCCTCTCCATGTACCTGATCACTGTGTTTGGAAACCTGCTCATCATCTTGGCCATCACGTCAAACTTCCACCTCCACacacccatgtacttcttcctctccaACCTGTCCTTTGTAGACATCTGTTTCACCTCCACCACCATCCCAAAGATGCTGTGGAACATCCAGACCCAGAGCAAAGTCATCACCTATGAAGGCTGCATCactcagatttattttctcatactCTTTGCAGTGCTGGACATCTTCCTCCTGACCGTGATGGCCTATGACCGGTTTGTGGCCATCTGTCACCCCCTTCACTACATGGTCATCATGAACCCCTGGTTCTATAGGCTGCTGGTTCTGATGTCCTGGATCTTGAGTGTCCTGAATTCCTCTTTACACAGCTTGATGATGTTGCGACTGTCCTTCTGCACACACTTGGACATCCCACACTTTTTCTGTGAACTCAATCAAATGATCCAACTTGCCTGCTCTGACACCTTTCTCAACAACATGGTGATGTACTTTGCAGCTGTCCTGGTGGCTGGTGGTCCTTTTGCTGGTATCATGTACTCTTACTCTAAAATAGTTTCTTGCATACGTAGGATCTCATCAGCTCAGGGGAAGTATAAAGCATTTTACACCTGTGCGTCTCACCTCTCCGTTGTCTCCTTATTTTATTGCACGATGCTAGGAGTGTACCTTAGCTCTGCTGCTACCCACAGCGCACACTCAAGTGCAACAGCCTCAGTGATGTACAGCGTGGTCACACCCTTGCTGAACCCCTTCATCTACAGTCTGAGGAACAAAGACATGAAGAGGGCTCTGAAAACGCTGTTCGTGAAGGGAACTGTATAA
- the LOC123618836 gene encoding olfactory receptor 7A17-like: MTPRNITAVSEFLLLGFSEEPELQPLMFGLFLSMYLITVFGNLLIILAVISDSHLHTPMYFFLSNLSFVDICFTSTTIPKMLWNIQTQSKVITYEGCIIQMHFFTLFIGLDIFLLTVMAYDRFVAICHPLHYMVIMNPRLCGLLVLASWIICVLHSLLESLMMLRLSFCTALEIPHFFCELNQMIQLANSDTFLHNMVMYFVAVLMAGGSLTGIIYSYSEIVSSIRGITSSHRKYKAFSTCASHLSVVSLFYCTGLGVYLSSAASHSSHSSATASVMYTVVTPMLNPFIYSLRNKDLKRGLKILFQKETINKPIILRFKKYT, translated from the coding sequence ATGACACCAAGGAACATAACAGCAGtttcagaatttcttcttctgggattttcaGAGGAGCCAGAACTGCAGCCCCTCATGTTTGGGCTTTTCCTCTCCATGTACCTGATCACAGTGTTTGGAAACCTGCTCATCATCCTGGCCGTCATCTCTgactcccacctccacacccccatgtacttcttcctctccaACCTGTCCTTTGTAGACATCTGTTTCACCTCCACCACCATCCCAAAGATGCTGTGGAACATCCAGACCCAGAGCAAAGTCATCACCTATGAAGGCTGCATCATCCAGATGCATTTTTTTACACTCTTTATAGGATTAGACATCTTCCTCCTGACCGTGATGGCCTATGACCGGTTTGTGGCCATCTGTCACCCCCTGCACTACATGGTCATCATGAACCCCCGGCTCTGTGGACTGCTGGTGCTAGCATCCTGGATCATATGTGTCCTGCATTCCTTGTTAGAAAGCTTAATGATGTTGCGACTGTCCTTCTGTACAGCCTTAGAAATCCCCCACTTCTTCTGTGAACTCAATCAGATGATCCAACTTGCCAATTCTGACACCTTTCTCCATAACATGGTGATGTATTTTGTAGCTGTGTTGATGGCTGGTGGTTCCCTCACTGGTATTATTTACTCTTACTCTGAGATAGTTTCCTCCATACGTGGAATCACATCATCACACAGGAAGTATAAAGCATTTTCCACCTGTGCATCTCACCTCTCCGTTGTCTCCTTATTTTATTGTACAGGCTTAGGAGTGTACCTTAGCTCTGCTGCTTCCCACAGCTCACACTCGAGTGCAACAGCCTCGGTGATGTACACAGTGGTCACCCCCATGCTGAACCCCTTCATTTACAGTCtgagaaataaagacttaaagAGGGGTCTAAAAATACTCTTTcaaaaggaaactataaataagCCTATTATCCTAAGGTTTAAGAAGTATACGTGA
- the LOC105074568 gene encoding olfactory receptor-like protein OLF4 — MQTDNATRISEFLLLGFSEEPALQPLILGLFLSMYLITVFGNLLIILAITSNFHLHTPMYFFLSNLSFVDICFTSTTIPKMLWNIQTQSKVITYEGCITQIYFLILFAVLDIFLLTVMAYDRFVAICHPLHYMVIMNPRLCGLLVLVSWIMCLLNSLLQSLMVLRLSFCTNLEIPHFFCELNQMIQLACSDTFLNNMVMYFAAVLLGGGPFAGIMYSYSKIVSCIRRISSAQGKYKAFSTCASHLSIVSLFYCTMLGVYLSSAATHSAHSSATASVMYSVVTPLLNPFIYSLRNKDMKRALKALFVKGTV, encoded by the coding sequence ATGCAAACAGACAATGCTACACGAatttcagaatttcttcttctcGGATTTTCAGAGGAGCCAGCATTGCAGCCCCTCATATTGGGGCTTTTCCTCTCCATGTACCTGATCACTGTGTTTGGAAACCTGCTCATCATCTTGGCCATCACGTCAAACTTCCACCTCCACacacccatgtacttcttcctctccaACCTGTCCTTTGTAGACATCTGTTTCACCTCCACCACCATCCCAAAGATGCTGTGGAACATCCAGACCCAGAGCAAAGTCATCACCTATGAAGGCTGCATCactcagatttattttctcatactCTTTGCAGTGCTGGACATCTTCCTCCTGACCGTGATGGCCTATGACCGGTTTGTGGCCATCTGTCACCCCCTTCACTACATGGTCATCATGAATCCCCGGCTCTGTGGACTGCTGGTTCTGGTGTCCTGGATCATGTGTCTCCTGAATTCTTTGTTACAAAGCTTAATGGTGTTACGATTGTCCTTCTGCACAAACTTGGAAATCCCACACTTTTTCTGTGAACTCAATCAAATGATCCAACTTGCCTGTTCTGACACCTTTCTTAACAACATGGTGATGTACTTTGCAGCTGTCCTGCTGGGTGGTGGTCCTTTTGCTGGTATCATGTACTCTTACTCTAAAATAGTTTCTTGCATACGTAGGATCTCATCAGCTCAGGGGAAGTATAAAGCATTTTCTACCTGTGCTTCTCATCTCTCCATTGTCTCCTTATTTTATTGCACGATGCTAGGAGTGTACCTTAGCTCTGCTGCTACCCACAGTGCACACTCAAGTGCAACAGCCTCAGTGATGTACAGCGTGGTCACACCCTTGCTGAACCCCTTCATCTACAGTCTGAGGAACAAAGACATGAAGAGGGCTCTGAAAGCACTGTTTGTGAAGGGAACTGTATAA
- the LOC123618842 gene encoding olfactory receptor 7A10-like isoform X2, with protein MLFFFFTFFFFFFFIFLFPRSHLYHMKPGNDTRLSEFLLLGISEKTELQPIIFGLFLSMYLITVFGNLLIILAITSNFHLHTPMYFFLSNLSFVDICFTSTTIPKMLWNIQTQSKVITYEGCITQIYFLILFAVLDIFLLTVMAYDRFVAICHPLHYMVIMNPWFYRLLVLMSWILSVLNSSLHSLMMLRLSFCTHLDIPHFFCELNQMIQLACSDTFLNNMVMYFAAVLVAGGPFAGIMYSYSKIVSCIRRISSAQGKYKAFYTCASHLSVVSLFYCTMLGVYLSSAATHSAHSSATASVMYSVVTPLLNPFIYSLRNKDMKRALKTLFVKGTV; from the exons Atgttatttttttt cttcactttttttttttttttttttt ttattttcctctttcctagAAGTCACCTCTACCACATGAAACCAGGCAATGATACACGActttcagaatttcttcttctcGGAATTTCAGAGAAAACAGAACTGCAGCCCATCATATTTGGGCTTTTCCTCTCCATGTACCTGATCACTGTGTTTGGAAACCTGCTCATCATCTTGGCCATCACGTCAAACTTCCACCTCCACacacccatgtacttcttcctctccaACCTGTCCTTTGTAGACATCTGTTTCACCTCCACCACCATCCCAAAGATGCTGTGGAACATCCAGACCCAGAGCAAAGTCATCACCTATGAAGGCTGCATCactcagatttattttctcatactCTTTGCAGTGCTGGACATCTTCCTCCTGACCGTGATGGCCTATGACCGGTTTGTGGCCATCTGTCACCCCCTTCACTACATGGTCATCATGAACCCCTGGTTCTATAGGCTGCTGGTTCTGATGTCCTGGATCTTGAGTGTCCTGAATTCCTCTTTACACAGCTTGATGATGTTGCGACTGTCCTTCTGCACACACTTGGACATCCCACACTTTTTCTGTGAACTCAATCAAATGATCCAACTTGCCTGCTCTGACACCTTTCTCAACAACATGGTGATGTACTTTGCAGCTGTCCTGGTGGCTGGTGGTCCTTTTGCTGGTATCATGTACTCTTACTCTAAAATAGTTTCTTGCATACGTAGGATCTCATCAGCTCAGGGGAAGTATAAAGCATTTTACACCTGTGCGTCTCACCTCTCCGTTGTCTCCTTATTTTATTGCACGATGCTAGGAGTGTACCTTAGCTCTGCTGCTACCCACAGCGCACACTCAAGTGCAACAGCCTCAGTGATGTACAGCGTGGTCACACCCTTGCTGAACCCCTTCATCTACAGTCTGAGGAACAAAGACATGAAGAGGGCTCTGAAAACGCTGTTCGTGAAGGGAACTGTATAA
- the LOC105074554 gene encoding olfactory receptor 7A17-like has protein sequence MVRSNGTGISQFILLGFSEEPALQPLIFGLFLSMYLITVFGNLLIFLAISSDSHLHTPMYFFLSNLSFVDICFTSTTIPKMLWNIQTQSKFITYEGCISQIYFLVLFAGLDDFLLTVMAFDRFMAICRPLHYTVLMNPRLCGLLVLMSWTMSALNSLVHSLMMLRLSFCRVLEIPHFSCELNLVVRGSCSDTFLNYVTVYVVSGLLGGGPFAGILYSYSKIVSSIRRISSAQGKYKAFSTCASHLSAVALFYCTALGVYLSPADSHSSYSGVTASVMYNVVTPMLNPFIYSLRNKDIKGALKRFIGL, from the coding sequence ATGGTACGAAGCAATGGTACAGGGATTTCACAATTTATTCTTCTGGGATTTTCAGAGGAGCCAGCACTGCAGCCCCTCATATTTGGGCTTTTCCTCTCCATGTACCTGATCACTGTGTTTGGAAACCTGCTCATCTTCCTGGCCATCAGCTCTgactcccacctccacacccccatgtacttcttcctctccaACCTGTCCTTTGTAGACATCTGTTTCACCTCCACCACCATCCCAAAGATGCTGTGGAACATCCAGACCCAGAGCAAGTTTATAACATATGAAGGCTGCATCAGCCAGATATACTTTTTAGTACTCTTTGCAGGACTGGATGACTTCCTTCTGACAGTAATGGCCTTTGACCGCTTCATGGCCATCTGCCGCCCCCTGCACTACACAGTCCTCATGAACCCCCGGCTCTGTGGACTGCTGGTTCTGATGTCCTGGACGATGAGTGCCCTGAATTCTTTGGTACATAGCTTAATGATGTTGCGGCTGTCCTTCTGTAGAGTCCTGGAGATCCCCCACTTTTCCTGTGAACTCAATCTGGTGGTCCGGGGTTCCTGTTCTGACACTTTCCTTAATTATGTGACTGTGTATGTTGTATCTGGGCTGCTGGGTGGTGGTCCATTTGCTGGAATACTTTACTCTTACTCTAAGATAGTTTCCTCCATACGAAGAATCTCATCAGCTCAGGGGAAGTATAAAGCATTTTCCACCTGTGCGTCTCACCTCTCCGCGGTTGCTTTATTTTACTGTACAGCCCTAGGAGTGTACCTTAGCCCTGCTGATTCTCACAGCTCATATTCAGGTGTAACAGCCTCAGTGATGTACAATGTGGTCACACCCATGCTGAATCCCTTCATCTACAGTCTACGGAATAAAGACATAAAGGGGGCTCTGAAAAGATTCATTGGGCTTTAA